In one window of Fulvia fulva chromosome 5, complete sequence DNA:
- a CDS encoding ATP-dependent RNA helicase mrh4, mitochondrial, translated as MLRVASSKCPHWDASPLAKAFGLQWRPTRTAATMHKRRPSRMELSGRVAQGPRKTDDGGKPVARRTKNSPFGGMNTTEVPRALQFQKNKISAAERKRQTRMKPGKDREVDRKDPMKALKMQSRLANVSYERRTKVKQEILDLDSFDDFDLLPTIKQSISAQALGGLLDVSPTPIQRLAIPTLLGTEHGRRRKTKAKVVAEVNKSMEPFLLAAETGSGKTLAYVLPVIDAIKRAEAEGAKQAELEKAREAEDDRKYGRTFELQTPELNKVNPAAGRPRAIILLPTSELVSQVGAVIKSLSHTVKFRTAMISAASSGTVIRNRLFSPGGVDVVISTPHLLSSITESDPNILSRVSHLVIDEADSLLDRSFSPITSALLDRAAPSLQQLVFCSATIPRSMDSYLNKRYPETKRLATPNLHAIPRRVQLSVVDVEKVPYQGNRDLACAQTIWDIGKEAAEAGDAPEKKIVVFVNEREKTTELTNYLKSKGIDAVALSRDSDERKQAETLASFTGAPTSPSKQPDKPEKPHSTEPTIAFSPGEFAELSASTAPAIRRLPNTKVLVMTDIGSRGIDTLLVKHVILYDVPHTSIDFIHRLGRVGRMGRRGRGIVLVGKHDRKDIVKEVREGMFKGQALI; from the coding sequence ATGTTACGAGTCGCATCTTCGAAATGCCCGCACTGGGATGCGAGTCCGCTCGCAAAGGCATTCGGTCTGCAATGGCGGCCAACACGCACTGCGGCGACGATGCACAAGCGCAGGCCTTCTCGCATGGAGTTGTCCGGGCGAGTGGCTCAAGGACCCAGGAAGACGGATGATGGAGGCAAGCCCGTGGCGAGACGGACGAAGAATAGCCCGTTCGGTGGGATGAATACGACAGAAGTGCCTCGAGCACTGCAATTCCAGAAGAACAAGATCTCGGCTGCAGAACGGAAGCGCCAAACACGAATGAAGCCGGGCAAGGACAGGGAGGTGGACCGGAAGGATCCCATGAAGGCGCTCAAGATGCAGAGTCGTCTTGCGAATGTGTCATATGAGCGACGAACCAAGGTTAAGCAGGAGATACTGGACCTTGACAGCTTTGATGATTTCGACCTGCTGCCGACCATCAAACAGTCCATCTCTGCGCAAGCCTTGGGAGGTCTGCTTGACGTCTCCCCGACGCCCATCCAACGACTTGCGATCCCGACTCTACTAGGCACCGAGCATGGGAGGAGACGGAAAACGAAGGCCAAGGTCGTGGCAGAAGTCAACAAGAGCATGGAACCATTTCTCCTTGCAGCGGAGACTGGATCTGGGAAGACTTTGGCATATGTGCTGCCGGTCATCGATGCCATCAAAAGAGCTGAAGCAGAAGGTGCAAAGCAAGCTGAGCTTGAAAAAGCAAGAGAAGCGGAGGACGACCGCAAGTACGGCAGGACATTCGAGTTGCAGACTCCCGAGCTGAACAAAGTCAACCCGGCTGCTGGACGGCCCCGAGCCATCATCTTGCTTCCCACATCCGAATTGGTATCCCAAGTCGGTGCTGTCATCAAGAGCTTGTCACATACCGTCAAGTTCCGCACGGCCATGATCAGTGCAGCCTCTTCCGGCACCGTCATTCGCAACAGACTGTTTTCACCAGGAGGTGTAGACGTCGTCATCTCGACTCCCCATCTGCTCAGCAGTATAACAGAAAGCGACCCAAACATCCTCTCCCGAGTGTCGCACCTTGTCATCGACGAAGCCGACAGTCTGCTAGATCGATCCTTCTCCCCAATCACCTCGGCCCTCCTCGACCGCGCAGCGCCCTCCCTTCAGCAACTCGTCTTCTGCTCCGCCACCATCCCCCGAAGCATGGACTCATACCTCAACAAACGCTACCCCGAGACGAAACGCCTAGCAACACCGAACCTCCACGCAATCCCCCGTCGTGTCCAGCTGAGCGTCGTCGATGTCGAGAAGGTCCCATACCAGGGCAACCGCGATCTAGCCTGTGCACAAACAATCTGGGACATTGGCAAAGAAGCAGCAGAAGCTGGCGATGCCCCGGAGAAGAAAATCGTCGTCTTCGTCAATGAGCGTGAGAAAACTACGGAGCTCACCAACTACCTCAAATCGAAAGGCATCGATGCTGTAGCCCTATCTCGAGACAGCGACGAGCGCAAACAAGCCGAGACCCTCGCATCTTTCACCGGCGCCCCTACATCACCATCAAAACAACCCGACAAACCCGAAAAGCCCCACTCCACCGAACCAACCATCGCGTTCAGCCCCGGCGAGTTCGCAGAACTAAGCGCTTCTACAGCTCCAGCTATCCGTCGCCTGCCAAACACCAAAGTCCTAGTCATGACCGACATTGGATCGCGAGGTATTGACACGCTTCTGGTCAAGCACGTCATTCTATACGATGTACCACACACCAGTATCGACTTCATCCATCGATTGGGCCGTGTTGGCAGGATGGGGAGAAGGGGGAGAGGTATTGTCCTGGTGGGCAAGCATGATCGGAAGGATATTGTTAAGGAGGTTAGGGAGGGGATGTTCAAGGGGCAGGCGTTGATATAG
- a CDS encoding Sugar transporter STL1 yields the protein MAKKPFYGLTGTKLNIAIAVVAGTDFALFGYDQGVLGGLLTLGSFLRYFPEINVQNPPPGTSRSTASNVQGIAVGGYTLGCFFGAVATIWLGNWLGRKRTIMVGSAIMVAGAAIQASSFSLGQLIASRLLTGFGNGMNTSTVPTWQSETSKSHRRGQMVMIEGSLIVFGVMLSYWIDLGFSFLEPSTISWRFPIAFQIILALFVLFFIPGLPESPRWLVLKGREQEAIEVLCALTDTTEDDSKIQDEFKAVKDTVFEMAKGSFSDMFKFNRNRNFHRTALAYVNQMFQQISGINIITYYAATIFENNIGLSPFLSRLLAACNGTEYFMASWIAIFTIEKFGRRKLMLFGAAGQAMSMAVLAGTTSIPTEDPRSKQAGIAAAVFLFVFNSFFAIGWLGMTWLYPAEITPLDIRAPANAVATTANWIFNFMVVMVTPVAFEAIGYQTYLVFMAINAFMVPCVYFFFPETAYRSLEEMDEIFHKVHGWKGAFSVVTVAKTMPKRYGKRGELLIAYDDTEEARAVGEMRRHSAVSADRGEKGPELRVESPKR from the exons ATGGCCAAGAAACCTTTCTATGGCCTTACGGGCACGAAGCTCAACATTGCCATTGCAGTCGTTGCAGGAACAGACTTCGCATTATTTGGATACGACCAAGGTGTTCTGGGAGGACTGTTGACTTTGGGCTCTTTCCTGCGATACTTCCCAGAGATCAATGTCCAGAATCCACCACCTGGCACTTCTCGATCGACCGCATCCAACGTCCAAGGTATTGCAGTCGGCGGCTACACCCTCGGATGCTTCTTCGGGGCTGTGGCAACGATATGGCTTGGTAACTGGTTGGGACGAAAGAGAACGATTATGGTTGGTTCGGCGATCATGGTGGCTGGCGCTGCGATTCAAGCGTCGTCTTTCAGTCTGGGCCAACTCATCGCATCACGATTACTTACTGGATTCGGGAATGGCATGAACACTTCTACGGTTCCGACATGGCAGTCCGAGACTTCGAAATCACATCGTCGCGGGCAGATGGTCATGATCGAGGGCTCGTTGATTGTATTTGGAGTTATGCTTTCGTACTGGATTG ACCTAGGCTTCTCCTTCCTGGAACCATCCACCATTTCATGGCGATTTCCAATTGCTTTCCAGATTATCCTAGCTCTCTTTGTCCTGTTCTTCATCCCCGGGCTGCCAGAATCACCCCGATGGCTCGTCTTGAAGGGCAGAGAACAGGAGGCTATTGAAGTGCTCTGTGCTCTAACCGACACCACCGAAGACGACTCGAAGATTCAAGACGAGTTCAAAGCCGTGAAAGATACTGTGTTCGAGATGGCCAAGGGCAGCTTCAGCGATATGTTCAAGTTCAACCGGAACCGGAACTTCCACCGTACCGCACTGGCATACGTCAACCAGATGTTCCAGCAGATCTCTGG AATCAACATCATCACATACTACGCAGCGACTATCTTCGAGAATAACATCGGGCTTTCGCCGTTCCTGAGTCGACTTTTGGCAGCATGCAACGGTACCGAGTACTTCATGGCCTCGTGGATTGCCATCTTCACAATCGAGAAGTTTGGTCGTAGAAAGCTCATGCTGTTCGGTGCAGCTGGTCAAGCAATGTCTATGGCTGTGCTTGCGGGTACAACAAGCATCCCGACAGAAGATCCGCGAAGCAAGCAGGCTGGTATTGCTGCAGCTGTGTTCTTGTTCGTCTTCAACAGTTTCTTTGCCATTGGATGGCTCGGAATGACATGGCTATACCCTGCCGAGATCACGCCTCTCGACATTCGTGCGCCTGCCAACGCTGTTGCGACTACTGCTAACTGGATCTTCAACTTCAT GGTCGTCATGGTCACCCCCGTCGCCTTCGAAGCCATCGGCTACCAAACATACCTCGTCTTCATGGCCATCAACGCCTTCATGGTTCCCTGCGTCTACTTT TTCTTCCCCGAAACCGCGTACCGCTCCCTGGAAGAAATGGACGAAATTTTCCACAAAGTGCACGGCTGGAAGGGCGCTTTCAGCGTTGTCACAGTAGCCAAGACGATGCCGAAGAGATATGGAAAGAGGGGAGAGCTGCTTATTGCGTATGATGATACGGAGGAGGCGAGGGCTGTGGGAGAGATGAGGAGGCATAGTGCTGTGAGTGCGGATCGGGGGGAGAAGGGGCCGGAGTTGAGGGTGGAATCTCCGAAAAGGTGA
- a CDS encoding DNA replication complex GINS protein SLD5, translating to MDADIADILASVSAPSIPPRALDLQALTRAWINERSSPELLPYPTDLIQRCTDGVKRQLDVIEEKTGAMDPASNFTLVILQTELERHKFLIRSYLRARIAKIDKYPLHYHQLAITADPDTPILSTLETQYLTAHQALLSSHYNSSFLSLFPTNLQKLDDTGGGISMIDRPDEDTAVFCRVLRDSYVERVVDEDIELKRGDIWVLRWSQVKELVREGDVELI from the exons ATGGACGCCGACATAGCAGACATCCTCGCCTCCGTCTCCGCGCCCTCCATCCCCCCACGCGCTCTCGACCTCCAAGCCCTCACACGCGCATGGATCAACGAACGCAGCAGTCCCGAACTGCTCCCTTACCCCACCGACCTGATTCAGCGATGCACAGATGGTGTGAAGAGGCAGCTTGATGTGATTGAGGAGAAGACGGGCGCGATGGACCCTGCGAGTAATTTTACGCTCGTGATACTGCAGACGGAGCTGGAACGGCATAAGTTTCTGATACGGAGTTATTTGAGGGCGAGGATTGCGAAG ATTGATAAATATCCGCTGCATTATCACCAACTCGCAATCACCGCCGACCCCGACACCCCGATCCTCTCAACGCTCGAAACGCAATACCTCACGGCGCACCAAGCCCTCCTCTCCTCCCACTACAACAGCTCCTTCCTCTCCCTCTTTCCCACAAACCTCCAGAAACTTGACGATACAGGCGGCGGCATCAGCATGATCGACAGACCCGACGAAGACACTGCAGTCTTCTGCCGAGTGCTGCGGGACAGCTACGTCGAAAGAGTCGTGGACGAAGACATTGAGCTGAAGAGAGGAGACATTTGGGTCTTGCGGTGGAGTCAAGTGAAAGAACTGGTGAGGGAGGGGGATGTTGAGTTGATATGA
- a CDS encoding Cytochrome b2, mitochondrial, whose product MATITGDELAKHNTKDSCWIAINGQVYDVTSFIDHHPGGASLILKLGGQDATEQYSTFHDAALVAKTLDPSTRKGTIDPASIPKPQPKAKAVGDAAPTLKSPPLASMINLHDFENLAETHMTPLAWAYVSSGADNEISLRQNGHVYSKVFLRGRILRKVGSVDLRTKILGYESSLPIYTSPVGLAKLVHPDGECNIARADGKEGIVQVVNTVSSMPIEEIMEARVSESQPVFWQLYLNRDLEKSKEFVERVERTGVKAIWLTVDSPVTGNREKDERGKVIEEIEESLEKVVESKNTGGRGIAASHNSAINADADWSIIPWLRSVTKLPIVIKGIQCVEDALLAYEHGANGIVLSNHGGRSQDTSQPPLVTLMEIRKYAPHIIGGAMEIFVDGGVRRGTDVLKALCLGATAVGVGRPVLYSMAGGYGEYGIRRMIQILRKELETNMAFLGAASVKDLRPEMLNTRKLEKMMAGSVRL is encoded by the exons ATGGCCACGATAACCGGCGACGAGCTGGCCAAACACAACACCAAGGACTCCTGCTGGATCGCCATCAACGGCCAAGTCTACGACGTGACTTCCTTCATAGACCACCATCCCGGCGGCGCAAGTCTGATCCTCAAGCTCGGCGGTCAAGATGCCACAGAACAGTATTCGACATTCCACGACGCCGCCCTCGTGGCAAAGACATTGGATCCATCAACGAGGAAAGGAACAATAGATCCAGCCTCAATCCCCAAACCCCAACCCAAAGCAAAAGCAGTCGGCGACGCCGCACCAACCCTCAAAAGCCCTCCCCTCGCCTCAATGATCAACCTCCACGACTTCGAGAACCTCGCAGAAACCCACATGACCCCCCTAGCCTGGGCCTACGTCTCCTCGGGCGCCGACAACGAAATCTCCCTGCGGCAAAACGGGCACGTATACTCCAAAGTCTTTCTCCGCGGCCGGATCCTCCGCAAAGTCGGGAGTGTCGACCTCCGGACTAAGATCTTGGGCTACGAGTCTTCCCTGCCTATCTACACGTCCCCGGTCGGGCTGGCGAAACTCGTGCACCCCGATGGGGAGTGCAATATTGCGAGGGCGGATGGGAAGGAGGGGATTGTACAGGTTGTGAATACTGTGAGTAGTATGCCGATTGAGGAGATTATGGAGGCGAGGGTTAGTGAGAGTCAGCCGGTGTTTTGGCAGCTTTATCTCAATCGGGATCTGGAGAAGAGTAAGGAGTTCGTGGAGAGGGTGGAGAGGACGGGGGTGAAGGCGATTTGGTTGACTGTAGATAGCCCTGTAACTGGGAACCGGGAGAAGGATGAGAGGGGGAAGGTGATTGAGGAG ATCGAAGAAAGCCTCGAGAAGGTCGTCGAGAGCAAGAACACCGGCGGCCGAGGCATCGCAGCCTCCCACAACTCCGCCATAAACGCCGACGCAGACTGGTCCATCATCCCCTGGCTGCGCTCCGTCACCAAACTCCCCATCGTTATCAAAGGAATCCAATGCGTTGAAGACGCCCTCCTCGCCTACGAGCACGGTGCAAACGGCATAGTCCTCTCCAACCACGGCGGTCGGTCCCAAGATACATCACAGCCACCTCTTGTCACTTTGATGGAAATCCGCAAGTACGCCCCTCACATCATCGGAGGGGCTATGGAGATATTTGTCGATGGCGGTGTGCGGAGAGGGACTGATGTGTTGAAGGCGCTGTGTTTGGGGGCTACGGCGGTGGGAGTGGGGAGACCGGTGTTGTATAGTATGGCGGGTGGGTATGGGGAGTATGGAATTAGAAGGATGATTCAGATTTTGAGGAAGGAGTTGGAGACGAATATGGCGTTTTTGGGCGCGGCGAGTGTGAAGGATTTGAGGCCGGAGATGTTGAATACGAGGAAGTTGGAGAAGATGATGGCGGGGTCTGTGAGGTTGTGA
- a CDS encoding Oxidoreductase AFT12-1 → MVNEDKKTNILLFGLGAIGSFYAFILSRNQNVSLSVIARSNYDAVKQNGLEIKSAIHGEHTVKIDHVLRSPSEASTKFDYIVLAHKSINPGSIPPLFREVGDDRTTFVIIQNGVGNEDPFHTLYPNNAIVSCVTWTGAVQNSPGVIEHNSNEDMQIGLCPTPTSSSDPRQARLDRFAELLRNGGTKFNFEADVQIKRWEKVVWNAAWNPLTTLTGAPVQDFLNATPEALVMTKQLMQEVISVAQRCGVPLKEGLAEELIDKVMAMQTPIFSSMYQDAKEGRPLEVDVILGTPMRRAKELGMEDKVPVLRAIYAMTMAVNGRLSR, encoded by the coding sequence ATGGTAAACGAAGACAAGAAGACCAACATCCTTCTCTTCGGCCTCGGCGCCATAGGATCCTTCTACGCCTTCATCCTCTCCCGCAACCAGAACGTCTCACTCAGCGTCATCGCCCGCTCAAACTACGATGCAGTCAAGCAGAATGGCCTCGAGATCAAGAGTGCGATCCACGGCGAGCACACTGTCAAGATCGATCACGTACTTCGCTCGCCCTCCGAAGCAAGCACAAAGTTCGACTACATAGTCCTCGCCCACAAATCCATCAACCCGGGATCCATACCGCCACTTTTTCGGGAAGTGGGTGACGATAGAACGACATTCGTCATAATCCAAAACGGCGTAGGAAACGAAGATCCCTTCCATACCCTGTATCCTAACAATGCGATCGTTTCCTGCGTGACCTGGACAGGTGCCGTACAGAATTCTCCTGGTGTGATAGAACACAATTCCAACGAAGATATGCAAATCGGACTCTGCCCCACTCCCACCTCGTCTTCTGATCCAAGGCAGGCTCGACTGGACCGATTCGCGGAGTTGTTGAGGAATGGTGGGACGAAGTTTAATTTTGAGGCTGATGTACAGATCAAGCGCTGGGAAAAGGTCGTATGGAACGCAGCGTGGAACCCCTTAACGACGTTGACGGGAGCGCCGGTGCAAGATTTCTTAAATGCAACGCCTGAAGCGCTGGTTATGACGAAGCAATTGATGCAGGAGGTGATATCAGTAGCACAGCGTTGCGGCGTCCCTCTCAAGGAAGGGTTAGCAGAGGAATTGATCGACAAGGTCATGGCGATGCAGACACCGATCTTCAGCAGTATGTACCAGGATGCGAAGGAAGGGAGACCATTGGAGGTGGATGTTATCTTGGGAACGCCGATGAGGAGGGCGAAAGAGTTGGGGATGGAGGACAAGGTGCCGGTTCTAAGGGCGATATATGCGATGACTATGGCTGTGAATGGGAGGTTGTCTAGGTGA